From the Polynucleobacter acidiphobus genome, the window CTGATTCTTGATCAGCATAGCTGCAACGGTCAGGAGCGCATCAAGTTCCTTACTTGGCTTTTTACTTACATACTCTGAACTGAGCGCTTGGGCGTGATTCCAATCGCGCAAGGTCGCATAGGTCAGGCTTTGGATTGCCGGCCGCTCTGCTTCATTCAATGCATCGAACAGCGTACTTAAAGAGCGTCCCTCGTGCACAACTTGCATCAAAACTTTTTTGGTCTCAAGCATTAGCTGAGCCAAGGGGGCGCTGCGTCTAGTGGCCCCATCATGATTAGAGATCTTAGGCAGGATGACTTCCCGTTCTCGGCATTTCCATCAGGATCGCTATGTTGACTAAATTGATCATCGCCTTATCTCCATTATTTTCAAACGATCCTGTTTGAAATCCCCTCACATCTTCTTATGAAAAACATTGTGTCTTATCTTTGGGCCTTCCCAAAAACCACTGCCGGCCTGTGAGCTTTTTGCCCCCAGCATTTTGCATCTCAAGAAGCTCAATCGCACGATCTCCGCACTGGACCAAAACCCCTTGTTCGCCCTCTCCCAAAATCGTGCCGGGTCTTGCGTCAACCGCGCCTTTTGGGGTTTTCGGAATGCGAGTGAGCCACACTTTCACAAGCTCGCCATCCAACTCTGTGCTTGCGCCAGGCGCCGGATTGAGAGCGCGTACCTTGCGATCAATCAGCTCGGCAGCATTTGCCCAATCCAGTTTTGCCTCAGCTTTCAGAATCTTGTGTGCATACGTCACCTTGTTTGAATCCTGCGGACGCAATATTAAGTCGGGGGTATCGGCAATTAATTTCAAGGCCTGAACGATCAGCTCGCCTCCTAGGTGCGCTAAGCGGTCATGGAGAGTCTGCGCGGTGTCGTCATCTGTGATCAACAATGCTTCATCGATTAAGACGGGACCAGTATCTAAACCGGGTTCCATTTGCATAATGGCTACCCCGGTCTTGGTATCACCAGCCTCAATCGCTCGCTGAATGGGGGCCGCCCCGCGCCAACGCGGCAATAGTGAGGCGTGGATATTAAAACAGCCCCTGCGACCGGAGTGCTTTGCCATTTCCAAGAATGCCGCTGGCAGAATAAGGCCGTAGGCAACCACGACGACTGCCTCAAAATCCATCCGGTCTAATGCGGCCAGGATCTGCTGAGCCTCGTTTAATTGCTTCTCGTCCTTATTCTGTAAATGCAGGCTTTGTGGTTGCATTACTGGAATATGGTTAGCCTTCGCAAGACGCTTGACTGGACTCTCTTGTAATTGCAAACCGCGGCCCGCGGGACGATCGGGCTGGGTTAGAACAGCCACCACTTCGTGACCCGCTGAAAGTATCGCGGCCAATGCAGTGGCGGCAAACTCTGGGGTGCCAGCAAAAATAATTTTCATGATGGCTCGCTTAGCGAAGACCAACCATTTCTTTTGCCCGCTTTTTGAGTTTTGCTGAAATCCGGCTCTGCTTTAAGGGTGACAAATACTCAACAAATACCTTGCCTTGCAAGTGGTCCATTTCGTGTTGCAAACAAACCGCCAACAAACCATCGGCCTCAAGCTCAAATGCTTTGCCATCTTGATTTAAAGCCTTCACCCGAATTCGCTCGGGGCGCTCTACCTCATCAAAAAATTCAGGGACCGACAAGCACCCCTCGCGCCATGATTTTTTCTCGGGGCTCGCCCACACCACCTCTGGATTAATAAACACCATTAATTGGTCGCGCTCCTCGGAGGTATCGATCACAATAATGCGCTCATGAATATCAACCTGAGTGGCTGCAAGTCCAATACCCGGAGCCTCATACATGGTTTGGGCCATGTTCGCGACAATGGTTTGAATGCGCTCATCCACGGCGGCTACCGGCTTGGCAACCTTATGCAAGCGTGGATCGGGATAATGAAGGATAGGTAAGACAGCCATATCCTAATTATCTTACAAACAAATCCGCTTGGCCCTCTAGTGAAGTTTTTTCACTATCGCAACAATGAGGGATGCACAAGCAACTCCAAGCAAGCGCCGATTTTCAAATTCAATCGATCTCGCAAGGATCTCCGCATTACCCAAAACGCTTATTGGATCTAAATGACCCACCGAAAAGGCTCTTTTATATGGGAGACATTGGGTTACTAAGCCAGCCGATGCTGGCGGTTGTCGGGGCGCGCAAGGCGTCGTCCTCTGGGCTCTTATTAGCGCAGCACTTTTCCAGCGCACTGGGTCTTGCCGGTTATCACATTATTTCTGGGATGGCTTACGGGATTGATAGCGCCGCCCACCGGAGCATCTTGGACATCGGGGGAAGCTGTAAAACCATTGCGGTTTGTGGGAACGGGCTCGATCGGACCTATCCACCCGAACATCGCGAACTAGCAACTCGTATCGCACAACAAGGCTTACTACTCTCCGAATACCCCCCAGGAACCAGCCCAAAAGGCTTTCATTTTCCAAGGCGCAATCGGATCATCGCCGCTCTCTCTTTGGGGGTTGTGGTGATTGAGGCCGCCCAAAAATCAGGGTCTCTAATTACAGCCTATTTAGCAAGTTCGCTAGGAAGAGAGGTTTTCGTTTTACCCGGGTCGATTACATCACCCCTTTTTGAGGGGTCACACCAACTCATTCAGGAGGGGGCAAAATTGGTTAGGAGCGCTCAGGATGTGCTTGAAGAATTACCTAATATCCGCCTCCATTGAGGGTAAATTGATCTAAGTTATTGAATTTAAACAATTTTATTATGGCTTGAGCTTACTGGCCTGGGAGCTTGTTTGACTTTTTACAAAGACCTGGGCTAATAATAAAAAAGGGGTGAAGGCGGGCTCTTTTAAAAAACCGTTTAAATTAGTCTTCCTTTTGGTCCATATAAGGGCGCAAAAAACTTACTTTAATTAGGCACAGTGTGGCAACCAGTACAAAGTCGAGCAGCAAAAAAAATTTAGTCGCCGAGCACCCAAAAGCGCTCATCATTGCTGAAAAACCATCAGTAGCAAACGACATTGCTAAAGCCCTGGGCGGTTTTACCAAGCATGATGAGTATTTTGAGA encodes:
- the fmt gene encoding methionyl-tRNA formyltransferase, with protein sequence MKIIFAGTPEFAATALAAILSAGHEVVAVLTQPDRPAGRGLQLQESPVKRLAKANHIPVMQPQSLHLQNKDEKQLNEAQQILAALDRMDFEAVVVVAYGLILPAAFLEMAKHSGRRGCFNIHASLLPRWRGAAPIQRAIEAGDTKTGVAIMQMEPGLDTGPVLIDEALLITDDDTAQTLHDRLAHLGGELIVQALKLIADTPDLILRPQDSNKVTYAHKILKAEAKLDWANAAELIDRKVRALNPAPGASTELDGELVKVWLTRIPKTPKGAVDARPGTILGEGEQGVLVQCGDRAIELLEMQNAGGKKLTGRQWFLGRPKDKTQCFS
- the def gene encoding peptide deformylase, coding for MAVLPILHYPDPRLHKVAKPVAAVDERIQTIVANMAQTMYEAPGIGLAATQVDIHERIIVIDTSEERDQLMVFINPEVVWASPEKKSWREGCLSVPEFFDEVERPERIRVKALNQDGKAFELEADGLLAVCLQHEMDHLQGKVFVEYLSPLKQSRISAKLKKRAKEMVGLR
- the dprA gene encoding DNA-processing protein DprA → MHKQLQASADFQIQSISQGSPHYPKRLLDLNDPPKRLFYMGDIGLLSQPMLAVVGARKASSSGLLLAQHFSSALGLAGYHIISGMAYGIDSAAHRSILDIGGSCKTIAVCGNGLDRTYPPEHRELATRIAQQGLLLSEYPPGTSPKGFHFPRRNRIIAALSLGVVVIEAAQKSGSLITAYLASSLGREVFVLPGSITSPLFEGSHQLIQEGAKLVRSAQDVLEELPNIRLH